Proteins encoded together in one Anopheles darlingi chromosome 3, idAnoDarlMG_H_01, whole genome shotgun sequence window:
- the LOC125954306 gene encoding ras-like protein family member 11B, whose translation MTTRGIRRKKSYLAEIKVAVIGAPGVGKSALTVRFLTKRYIGEYDHQAENRHKYEIMVDGEAVLCEIWDTCPKVEENAEALCLTAGSESVQWADGLLLVYSITDRDSFNYIRRAKEELAGDTPVALVANKVDMVHLRQVSTEEGDILAKDFECKFSEISAAEHVYPVADAFLELCREVLTAKRKSKQSFIDKIDRMLSGSRAYNRGKSDSISPKD comes from the exons atgaccaCCCGAGGCATTAGGAGGAAAAAGTCCTATTTGGCGGAAATCAAGGTGGCCGTCATTGGGGCGCCCGGTGTCGGCAAGAGCG CGCTAACGGTCCGGTTCCTTACCAAACGATACATCGGCGAGTACGACCACCAGGCAG AGAACCGACACAAGTACGAAATCATGGTCGACGGTGAGGCGGTCCTGTGCGAGATCTGGGATACCTGCCCCAAG GTGGAGGAAAACGCCGAAGCCCTCTGCCTGACGGCCGGCTCGGAGTCGGTGCAGTGGGCCGACGGGCTGCTGCTCGTCTactcgatcaccgatcgggACTCCTTCAACTACATCCGGCGTGCGAAGGAGGAGCTGGCCGGCGATACGCCGGTCGCGCTCGTCGCCAACAAGGTCGACATGGTGCACCTGCGGCAGGTCAGCACGGAGGAGGGTGACATTCTCGCCAAAGATTTCGAGTGCAAGTTTAGCGAAATTTCGGCGGCCGAACACGTCTACCCGGTGGCCGATGCGTTTCTCGAGCTGTGCCGCGAGGTGCTGACGGCGAAGCGTAAATCGAAGCAAAGTTTCATCGACAAAATCGACCGGATGCTGAGCGGTTCGCGGGCCTACAACCGGGGCAAGAGTGACAGCATCTCGCCCAAAGATTGA